From one Paenibacillus sp. FSL K6-1330 genomic stretch:
- a CDS encoding DnaD domain protein has translation MRMTNFLHFTENHRYCVYRDFCLSGLDDKMLGSIYQPMVGAFAISLYRLLVSHVPVEKVGYSAIEQQRRLFLTLGLEPSEKGRRFLIEQTSKLEAVGLLQTSRMFVPETDDHIYEYELQAPLSPAEFFNTQHLTLLLRDKVGKFAVLSLREELWSKEPLEWSGISFNKENISVPFYDIFELNTHVIDYELEQALEEVAVSRKSVVPPNPQGEGLNYADIILRFPRESRNRVFVERLRYDHEQMGIVNYVVRKYDLSTQDLCRLLDEDGIFTEHGEVVLDDLQHKASLHFRQGMKMQEKRQITAGKVVALHQEMTADPEEPAQEHAVEMEYYVEVPAQFQSKCDIHQYNMMLRNEPYTRLLQTFFPGSVPAQFLDIFEKIDLSYKLPGEVINVLIHYLMSLMAAGGEQRINRNFVEAIASNMLLKQINSYEKAVQYIRDQAKMKGKQKATTQRTRTYAKGGKVKPEIPVALESDQAEAVSDEEFEEMMRFAAEMQAGNKKGG, from the coding sequence ATGCGCATGACTAATTTTTTACATTTTACAGAGAACCACCGTTACTGCGTATACCGTGACTTCTGCTTAAGCGGCCTGGATGACAAAATGCTTGGTTCGATATATCAACCGATGGTTGGCGCGTTTGCGATCAGTCTGTACCGTCTTCTCGTATCGCATGTGCCGGTGGAGAAGGTGGGTTACTCGGCTATTGAACAGCAGCGAAGATTATTTCTGACATTAGGGCTTGAGCCTAGTGAAAAAGGACGCCGCTTTCTCATTGAGCAAACCTCCAAGCTGGAAGCGGTAGGTTTACTGCAGACAAGCCGGATGTTTGTCCCGGAAACGGACGACCATATCTATGAATATGAGCTGCAAGCACCGCTCAGTCCAGCGGAGTTCTTCAACACCCAGCATCTGACGCTGCTGCTTCGCGACAAGGTGGGGAAATTCGCCGTTCTGTCGTTAAGAGAAGAGCTCTGGAGCAAGGAACCCCTTGAATGGTCCGGTATTTCCTTCAACAAGGAGAACATTTCGGTTCCCTTTTATGATATTTTTGAGCTGAACACGCATGTCATTGATTATGAACTGGAGCAAGCGCTGGAAGAGGTCGCGGTGTCACGGAAGTCAGTGGTGCCGCCAAATCCGCAAGGAGAGGGTCTGAACTATGCGGACATTATTCTCCGTTTCCCGCGTGAATCCCGCAATCGGGTCTTTGTGGAGCGTCTTCGCTACGACCATGAACAGATGGGCATTGTGAATTACGTGGTGCGCAAATATGATCTCAGCACGCAGGATTTGTGTCGCCTGCTGGATGAGGACGGCATATTTACCGAGCATGGTGAGGTCGTGCTGGATGATCTGCAGCACAAGGCCAGTCTTCACTTTAGGCAGGGAATGAAGATGCAGGAGAAGCGGCAGATTACCGCGGGCAAGGTCGTTGCTTTGCATCAGGAGATGACGGCCGATCCGGAAGAGCCTGCACAGGAGCATGCCGTAGAGATGGAATACTATGTAGAAGTTCCTGCCCAGTTCCAATCGAAATGCGATATTCACCAATATAATATGATGCTCCGCAACGAGCCTTATACCCGGCTGCTGCAGACCTTCTTTCCGGGCTCGGTCCCAGCGCAGTTCCTGGACATCTTCGAAAAGATCGACCTGAGCTATAAGCTGCCGGGAGAAGTCATCAACGTGCTCATTCATTATTTAATGTCACTCATGGCCGCAGGCGGCGAGCAGCGAATCAACCGTAATTTCGTGGAGGCCATTGCTTCCAATATGCTGCTGAAGCAGATTAACAGCTATGAGAAAGCTGTTCAGTATATACGTGATCAAGCCAAGATGAAAGGCAAGCAGAAGGCAACCACACAACGTACGCGTACATACGCTAAAGGTGGAAAGGTGAAGCCGGAAATTCCAGTGGCTCTGGAGTCCGATCAGGCGGAGGCCGTATCGGATGAGGAATTCGAAGAAATGATGCGATTTGCGGCAGAAATGCAGGCTGGCAACAAGAAGGGCGGATAA
- the dnaI gene encoding primosomal protein DnaI, with amino-acid sequence MESLGELLESMKSPALRRRTEQITEDLLRNPLIQALRSEYREIDDRVIRLNLSKLYQYAGDQAHCKACPGLDRCPNDFQGHFSKLDIQRMNGTVEIYERKSPCSLQIAKTNEDQIKKRIRSFYVDEHALNEGYDNMEIMAKDRLRAPAVHQVFKYIRDTKENGLSPRGLYLTGSFGTGKTYLMGYLMHELAKAGHSGVIVYMPDFVEDLKTMMQDGQKLKDMVETMKHCDLLIFDDIGAENLNPWVRDHVLGSILNFRMNRLPTFYTSNYPLDGLEQHLSFTSKDGEEAHKGQRLMNRIAPFVDVVHLFGENQRGKF; translated from the coding sequence ATGGAGTCCCTTGGTGAACTGCTGGAAAGCATGAAAAGTCCTGCGCTCCGGCGCAGAACGGAACAGATTACGGAGGATTTGCTTAGGAATCCTCTGATTCAAGCTCTGCGGAGCGAATACCGGGAGATCGATGATCGGGTCATACGATTGAATTTAAGCAAACTGTATCAATATGCGGGAGATCAGGCCCACTGCAAGGCGTGTCCCGGTCTTGACCGGTGTCCCAATGATTTCCAGGGGCATTTCAGCAAGCTGGATATCCAGCGGATGAACGGAACCGTGGAGATCTATGAGCGTAAGTCGCCGTGTTCCCTGCAGATTGCGAAGACAAATGAGGATCAGATCAAAAAACGGATTCGCAGCTTTTATGTTGATGAGCATGCCTTGAACGAAGGTTATGACAACATGGAGATTATGGCGAAGGACCGCTTGCGGGCACCGGCGGTGCACCAGGTCTTTAAATACATCCGGGATACGAAGGAGAATGGCTTGTCTCCGCGCGGCCTGTATCTCACCGGTTCGTTTGGTACGGGTAAGACCTACCTGATGGGTTACCTGATGCATGAGCTCGCGAAAGCGGGCCATTCGGGCGTTATCGTGTATATGCCTGATTTCGTGGAAGATCTGAAGACCATGATGCAGGACGGCCAGAAGCTGAAGGACATGGTGGAGACGATGAAGCATTGCGATCTGCTGATCTTTGACGATATCGGAGCGGAGAATTTGAATCCGTGGGTTCGGGATCATGTCCTCGGTTCCATTCTGAATTTCCGGATGAACCGGCTGCCGACCTTCTATACGTCGAACTATCCGCTCGACGGGCTTGAACAGCATCTGAGCTTCACGAGCAAGGATGGGGAGGAGGCACACAAAGGACAGCGGTTGATGAACCGAATTGCGCCTTTTGTCGATGTCGTTCATTTATTCGGCGAGAACCAGAGAGGGAAATTCTAG
- the uvrC gene encoding excinuclease ABC subunit UvrC: MDDFAKQLQEQERALENIRHKLALLPDQPGCYLMKNHEGTIIYVGKAKVLKNRVRSYFTGSHNGKTQMLVSEIRDFEYIVTGSNMEALILECNLIKTHQPRFNVLLKDDKTYPYLKITNEEHPRLEVTRRVLKDKAKYFGPYPNAYAAQQTKKLLDRMYPLRKCGVMPKEVCLYYHMGQCLAPCVKEIPNSAYEQITGEITSFLSGGHEEIKKELQRKMQEAAEDLYFERAKELRDQIIHIDTLMEKQKITTTDTRDRDVFGYAVDKGWMCVQILYMRQGKMVQRNKSVFPFYGDAHSDFMSFIAQYYSDNPALPQEILLPEPLLIDEADPESVAGTAVDEGVLGPEEAVDSASTLSAGTSDEQQAALAQAQEKQAEAAGIVDAAGGAAALQEWLGVKVHVPQRGLKKQMVGMASDNAKVSLDEKFRLIERDEERTSVAAANLGEVIGLQSLNRIEAFDNSNIQGTNPVSAMVVFTNGKPDKKEYRKYKIRTVLGPDDYDTMREVIRRRYERVLKENLPLPDLIVVDGGKGQISAASDVLENELGLYIPVCGLVKDAKHKTAQLMVGDPPEPVTLPRDSQEFYLLQRIQDEVHRFAISFHREQRGKSMVSSKLDSIPGIGEKRRKLLLKHFGSVKKIKEASVEDFKPLSIGEKLATEILKALREEES; encoded by the coding sequence ATGGACGATTTTGCCAAACAGCTTCAGGAGCAGGAGAGGGCGCTGGAGAATATCCGCCATAAGCTGGCATTGCTGCCGGACCAGCCCGGCTGTTACCTGATGAAGAATCATGAAGGCACGATTATTTATGTGGGCAAGGCGAAAGTGCTGAAGAATCGGGTACGCTCTTATTTTACCGGAAGCCATAACGGGAAGACCCAGATGCTTGTTTCGGAAATCCGCGATTTCGAATATATTGTGACCGGCAGCAACATGGAAGCCTTGATTCTGGAGTGTAACCTGATCAAAACCCATCAGCCGAGATTCAACGTGCTGCTGAAGGATGATAAAACCTATCCATATCTTAAAATAACGAATGAAGAGCATCCCCGTCTGGAAGTGACCAGAAGGGTGCTTAAAGATAAAGCCAAATACTTTGGCCCCTACCCGAATGCGTATGCGGCACAGCAGACCAAAAAGCTGCTGGACCGGATGTATCCTTTGCGCAAATGCGGCGTCATGCCGAAAGAAGTGTGCTTGTATTACCATATGGGACAATGCTTGGCTCCATGTGTAAAGGAAATTCCAAATTCTGCATATGAACAGATCACAGGGGAGATTACCTCATTCCTGAGCGGTGGACATGAAGAGATCAAGAAGGAACTGCAGCGCAAGATGCAGGAGGCCGCGGAGGATTTGTATTTCGAGCGTGCCAAAGAACTGCGGGATCAGATCATCCATATCGATACGCTAATGGAGAAGCAGAAGATTACGACGACGGATACACGGGACCGCGACGTATTCGGTTATGCTGTGGATAAAGGCTGGATGTGTGTACAGATTCTGTACATGCGCCAAGGGAAAATGGTACAGCGCAACAAGTCCGTTTTTCCATTCTACGGCGATGCGCACAGTGACTTTATGTCTTTTATTGCCCAGTATTACAGTGATAATCCTGCATTGCCGCAAGAAATTCTGCTGCCTGAGCCCCTGTTGATAGACGAGGCTGATCCAGAGTCGGTTGCTGGAACGGCTGTGGATGAAGGTGTGTTAGGCCCAGAGGAAGCCGTGGATTCGGCGAGTACGCTTTCCGCAGGAACATCTGATGAGCAGCAGGCAGCCCTTGCCCAGGCACAGGAGAAGCAGGCCGAAGCCGCTGGCATCGTGGATGCAGCCGGAGGGGCTGCCGCCCTGCAGGAATGGCTCGGCGTGAAGGTGCATGTGCCGCAGCGTGGTTTGAAGAAACAGATGGTGGGCATGGCGTCGGATAATGCAAAGGTGTCCTTAGACGAGAAATTCCGCTTGATTGAGCGCGATGAAGAACGCACCTCGGTCGCAGCGGCGAATCTGGGCGAAGTGATCGGCCTCCAGTCGCTGAACCGGATCGAGGCATTTGATAACTCGAACATCCAGGGGACCAACCCGGTATCGGCCATGGTTGTATTCACCAATGGGAAACCGGACAAGAAGGAATATCGGAAATACAAGATCCGTACCGTGCTGGGACCGGACGATTATGATACGATGCGTGAAGTGATCCGGCGGCGGTACGAGCGCGTCTTGAAGGAGAATTTGCCGCTTCCTGATCTGATTGTGGTCGATGGAGGGAAGGGACAGATTTCCGCCGCCAGCGATGTGTTGGAGAATGAGTTGGGGTTGTATATCCCGGTCTGCGGGCTTGTGAAGGATGCCAAGCATAAAACAGCGCAGCTCATGGTCGGAGACCCGCCGGAGCCGGTTACGCTGCCCCGGGACAGCCAGGAGTTCTATTTGCTGCAGCGTATTCAAGATGAGGTTCACCGGTTTGCGATTTCCTTCCACCGCGAACAGCGCGGCAAATCGATGGTATCCTCCAAGCTGGATTCCATCCCGGGCATTGGTGAGAAGCGCCGGAAGCTGCTGTTGAAGCATTTTGGCTCGGTCAAAAAAATAAAAGAGGCTTCAGTCGAAGACTTCAAGCCCCTTTCAATCGGTGAGAAATTAGCAACGGAAATTCTTAAGGCACTTCGTGAGGAGGAGTCGTGA
- a CDS encoding TrkA family potassium uptake protein — MKPKQFAIIGLGRFGASLALELMEQGYEVLGIDRSEEVVEDMSELLTHTVVADATDEEVLKSLGIRNFDCGIVAIGNDIQMSILSAILLKELGVAMVVAKAISVLHGRALEKLGVDRVIFPERDMGIRVAHQLVTPNLLDYIELSKDYLIVEMTVTDCMDGKTLSELNTRVRYGVSVVALNKQSGIIVAPTAMDVVNSGDIMVVIGSNDNVDLFESEVVNMLEK; from the coding sequence ATGAAACCAAAGCAATTTGCAATCATCGGTTTGGGACGATTTGGCGCCAGCCTGGCGCTTGAACTGATGGAACAGGGATATGAGGTGCTCGGCATCGACCGCAGTGAAGAGGTTGTCGAGGATATGAGCGAACTGCTGACGCACACGGTGGTGGCGGATGCTACGGACGAAGAGGTGCTTAAATCGCTCGGTATCCGTAACTTCGACTGCGGGATTGTGGCGATCGGGAACGATATTCAGATGAGCATCTTATCCGCCATCTTGTTAAAAGAGCTTGGTGTCGCCATGGTCGTTGCTAAGGCGATTTCAGTGCTGCACGGCCGGGCGCTGGAGAAGCTGGGCGTGGACCGGGTGATCTTTCCGGAAAGGGATATGGGGATCCGGGTAGCTCACCAACTTGTCACGCCCAACCTGCTCGACTATATCGAATTATCCAAGGACTATCTGATTGTGGAGATGACGGTCACGGACTGCATGGACGGAAAAACGCTTAGCGAGCTCAATACGAGGGTTCGCTACGGTGTCAGCGTGGTGGCCCTGAATAAACAATCCGGCATCATCGTAGCGCCAACAGCCATGGATGTGGTGAACTCCGGCGACATTATGGTCGTTATCGGCTCCAATGATAATGTGGATCTCTTTGAGTCTGAGGTCGTGAATATGCTCGAAAAATAA
- a CDS encoding YuiB family protein produces the protein MLQFIPVLVLMILFFVMMFGIGFILNMLMKTTWFPCYLFVIVILPVVVYSLWDRGQMSFWTHVGSFQLVDYLTGVAGLIGAYLSGWTIKTLRIKGFRMF, from the coding sequence ATGCTTCAATTTATTCCTGTGCTCGTGCTGATGATTTTGTTTTTTGTCATGATGTTCGGTATCGGTTTTATCCTCAATATGTTGATGAAGACGACCTGGTTTCCTTGCTATCTGTTTGTGATTGTCATTTTGCCGGTCGTTGTATACAGCTTGTGGGATCGGGGCCAAATGTCGTTCTGGACTCACGTCGGATCATTCCAATTGGTGGATTACTTAACGGGAGTTGCAGGTCTGATTGGTGCCTACTTGAGCGGATGGACCATTAAGACATTGCGTATTAAAGGCTTTAGAATGTTTTAA
- the trxA gene encoding thioredoxin translates to MAIVNVTDQSFVSEVEGQGTVVVDFWAPWCGPCKMLAPILEELSTDLGDAVKIAKVNVDENPESAARFGVMSIPTMIFFKDGQPVDKVVGLNSKEALKGIIAKHQ, encoded by the coding sequence ATGGCTATCGTAAACGTTACCGATCAATCCTTCGTAAGTGAAGTGGAAGGTCAAGGAACGGTTGTAGTTGATTTCTGGGCGCCATGGTGCGGTCCTTGTAAAATGCTTGCCCCGATTTTGGAAGAGCTGTCCACAGATCTTGGTGATGCTGTGAAAATTGCTAAGGTGAACGTGGATGAGAATCCGGAATCCGCAGCACGTTTCGGCGTGATGAGCATTCCGACTATGATTTTCTTTAAAGACGGCCAGCCTGTCGATAAAGTGGTAGGTCTGAACTCCAAAGAAGCCTTGAAGGGCATCATTGCAAAACATCAATAA
- a CDS encoding CPBP family intramembrane glutamic endopeptidase, protein MNRAREPLKLKPNLKQLIAPAAVGLILFLLFQVFPSTNPDSTEMASPNIISKEQARQAASSFAQEHLQFTAAKTDDTLVTYQSKSELYGYLAKEKKLSEYNKTYEAKYPYDVYRVRFSEPGGDALNVDVHMQNSGIVGFSYDYARSSYDRIELNKGDVQRQMLLVVEDGMSLAEKQALAEPWLQRAGYDLSRLELVTREGEPRLRYVDPESKIGDSRLEHRFTFEHGKLRSYEPSFSVPSAHSAYVNKQTQDATLLTLAGYGLFTLILGILAIVYSVKTRAYTSFKRGLFLAVLLFIIQMLNTYNLIPVFKSEGMSQTGIFGMMIFYAVYSLIFSALLYFSLVGGNGLWQKEDGLNPWPRAKEPGYGHYVLDSMKLGYMWAFILLGVQSIIFIVLGLTLNTWSTTDATQSPYNMLYPWLFPLMAWLAGISEEAVYRLFGIKMVKKIVRNTFVASLITSLIWALGHTLYPIYPVISRPIELVIIGLLFSYIFLKYGYLAAMFSHVIFNSILMGISLILLKDTTNLLIGAFYMVLPALVAYAIYRFNPTKKEKPYVTTPPHEVP, encoded by the coding sequence ATGAATCGTGCAAGAGAGCCCTTGAAGCTGAAGCCCAATCTCAAACAGCTCATCGCGCCTGCCGCAGTCGGCCTGATTCTGTTCCTATTATTTCAGGTGTTTCCGTCGACGAATCCGGATTCTACCGAGATGGCATCTCCGAATATCATATCCAAGGAGCAGGCTCGGCAAGCGGCTTCAAGCTTTGCTCAGGAGCATTTGCAGTTTACGGCTGCAAAAACGGATGACACATTGGTTACATATCAATCCAAATCGGAACTTTACGGATATCTGGCGAAGGAAAAGAAACTTTCGGAATACAACAAAACCTATGAAGCCAAATATCCCTATGACGTATACCGCGTTCGCTTCAGCGAACCGGGAGGGGATGCCCTCAATGTGGACGTGCACATGCAAAATTCAGGCATCGTCGGCTTCTCGTACGATTACGCCCGCTCCAGCTATGACCGGATTGAGCTGAACAAGGGCGATGTACAAAGGCAGATGCTGCTTGTCGTCGAGGACGGCATGTCATTAGCCGAGAAGCAAGCGCTCGCGGAGCCTTGGCTCCAGCGAGCGGGCTATGACCTGTCGCGCCTTGAGCTGGTTACGCGGGAAGGGGAACCCCGGCTTCGATATGTGGACCCGGAATCCAAGATTGGCGATTCCCGATTGGAGCACCGTTTCACCTTCGAACATGGGAAATTACGCTCCTATGAGCCATCCTTCTCAGTCCCGTCCGCCCATTCCGCCTATGTCAACAAGCAGACTCAGGATGCAACGCTGCTGACACTCGCAGGGTATGGCCTGTTCACCCTCATCCTTGGCATTCTTGCCATTGTGTACAGCGTAAAGACCAGAGCCTATACGTCGTTTAAGCGCGGCCTGTTCCTAGCGGTGCTGCTGTTTATCATTCAGATGCTAAATACGTATAATCTGATTCCCGTTTTCAAATCCGAGGGGATGTCGCAAACTGGTATATTCGGGATGATGATTTTCTATGCGGTCTATTCGCTCATATTCTCCGCCCTGCTCTATTTCTCCCTTGTCGGGGGCAACGGACTATGGCAAAAAGAAGACGGGCTCAATCCATGGCCGCGCGCCAAAGAACCCGGATACGGTCATTATGTACTGGACAGCATGAAGCTGGGATATATGTGGGCTTTCATCCTGCTTGGGGTCCAATCCATTATCTTTATCGTTCTGGGCCTAACCTTAAATACATGGTCCACCACGGATGCCACACAGTCGCCTTACAACATGCTCTATCCTTGGCTGTTTCCGCTGATGGCCTGGCTGGCCGGCATATCCGAAGAGGCCGTCTATCGACTGTTCGGAATCAAAATGGTGAAAAAGATCGTCCGCAATACGTTCGTTGCCAGTTTGATTACCTCGCTCATCTGGGCGCTCGGGCATACGCTTTATCCGATATACCCTGTAATTTCCCGGCCCATTGAACTGGTTATCATCGGCTTGCTGTTCAGCTACATCTTTTTGAAATATGGGTATTTGGCGGCCATGTTCTCCCATGTCATCTTTAATAGCATCTTGATGGGTATTAGCCTGATCTTGCTCAAGGACACCACCAACTTGCTGATTGGTGCTTTCTACATGGTGCTTCCTGCGCTTGTTGCGTATGCGATTTACCGTTTCAATCCAACAAAAAAAGAGAAGCCGTATGTCACGACTCCTCCTCACGAAGTGCCTTAA
- a CDS encoding LysR family transcriptional regulator gives MFEELDMFAVVVEQSSINQASKLLNLSQPALSRKIAKLEDQLGLQLFNRRGKRLELTSIGQIVYTFALEQRQQQIKFMQTLAHYREGDQISINLGASLTTLQTTLPPLVNAFMERHPAAEIKLITGKTHEIVSYVRDKRVDVGIVASSINQPGLNCIPLFDDHLELVIPSSHPLAEIEDVGIEQLQGLPMIIFSTGTWYRKLTDDLFHRWGIMPDIRMEIDSFEAIVRLIPTCKAAALLPKSYLRPQLLSDNGLVDIHIPALIETRRTTSLIYGQASELSKAASRWIDETEILFRKLEEDKTKKT, from the coding sequence ATGTTTGAAGAACTGGACATGTTCGCCGTCGTTGTAGAGCAATCCAGCATAAACCAAGCCTCCAAGCTGCTTAACTTGTCACAGCCAGCCCTGTCCAGGAAAATAGCCAAGCTGGAGGACCAGCTCGGGCTGCAGCTGTTCAACCGCCGCGGCAAACGGCTGGAGCTTACCTCCATCGGACAGATTGTGTACACCTTTGCCCTGGAGCAGCGCCAGCAGCAGATCAAATTCATGCAGACGTTGGCCCATTACCGGGAGGGGGATCAGATCTCGATCAACCTGGGGGCCAGCCTAACCACACTGCAGACCACCTTGCCCCCGCTCGTTAACGCATTCATGGAGCGTCATCCCGCGGCCGAAATCAAGCTGATCACCGGCAAGACCCATGAGATCGTTTCTTATGTAAGAGATAAACGGGTCGATGTCGGCATTGTCGCCTCCTCCATCAACCAGCCCGGCTTAAACTGTATTCCGCTGTTTGATGACCATCTGGAGCTTGTCATCCCGTCTTCACACCCGCTGGCGGAGATCGAGGATGTCGGCATCGAGCAGCTTCAAGGCTTGCCGATGATCATTTTCTCAACCGGCACCTGGTACCGCAAGTTGACGGATGACCTGTTCCACCGCTGGGGCATTATGCCGGATATTCGGATGGAGATCGATTCCTTCGAAGCGATCGTCAGGCTCATCCCGACCTGCAAGGCAGCCGCTCTTCTGCCCAAATCCTATCTGAGACCGCAGCTGTTGTCCGATAACGGGCTTGTCGACATTCATATTCCGGCACTCATTGAAACCCGGCGAACAACTTCGCTGATCTACGGCCAAGCCTCGGAGCTGAGCAAGGCAGCCAGCCGCTGGATTGACGAAACGGAAATCCTGTTCCGTAAGCTGGAGGAGGATAAAACGAAGAAAACCTGA
- a CDS encoding succinate dehydrogenase cytochrome b558 subunit, whose amino-acid sequence MKGYYSRKLHSLLGVIPLGAFLLSHMISNYKAFEGGKEGFASAVHFLNSMPLIFFLELFLIWLPLLYHGVYGLYIAYQANNNVGNFNYERNIRFTVQRITGVITFVFVIWHMYDTRFQIMIGKITHDDLGATMHGIMNNPILFTLYVIGVVSAVFHFTNGLWAFLVSWGITVGPRAQKVSTYICMGLFVLMSVLFVLAMTAFRSSEFEAATAMIDVVKTVLS is encoded by the coding sequence ATGAAAGGGTATTATTCCAGAAAGCTGCATTCTTTACTCGGTGTCATACCGCTTGGAGCATTTTTGCTCAGCCATATGATTTCCAACTATAAGGCTTTCGAGGGTGGAAAGGAAGGCTTTGCAAGCGCGGTCCATTTTTTGAACAGCATGCCGCTGATATTTTTCCTCGAGCTGTTCCTGATCTGGCTGCCACTGCTATATCACGGTGTCTACGGGTTATACATTGCTTACCAGGCAAATAACAACGTGGGCAATTTCAACTATGAACGGAACATCCGCTTCACCGTCCAACGGATCACCGGCGTTATTACGTTCGTTTTTGTTATCTGGCATATGTACGATACGCGTTTCCAAATCATGATCGGCAAAATCACGCATGACGATTTGGGCGCGACCATGCATGGCATCATGAACAATCCGATTCTGTTTACTCTGTACGTCATCGGCGTTGTGTCGGCAGTCTTCCACTTCACAAACGGCCTGTGGGCGTTCCTCGTTAGCTGGGGCATCACCGTCGGTCCACGCGCGCAGAAGGTATCCACTTACATCTGCATGGGCTTGTTCGTATTGATGAGCGTGCTGTTTGTTCTGGCTATGACAGCATTCCGCAGTTCCGAATTCGAGGCGGCGACAGCAATGATCGATGTAGTTAAGACAGTCTTAAGTTAA
- a CDS encoding TrkH family potassium uptake protein: MNSKFNWLRLSPPQILVLGFAAIIFIGTALLMLPISTSTGEPLEFIDALFTSTSATCVTGLVVVDTGTTFSSFGEVVIMLLIQIGGLGFMTMATLFALALKRRISLKDRLILQEAMNQSSMEGIVRLIRRVLLYSLIIEACGAIILSIRWAFDMPIGQAIYYGVFHAVTMFNNAGFDLFGDFRSLTGYVYDPVVNIVVMFLIVSGGIGFIVLSDLIDFRKQRRLSLHSKVVLTMTATLLLVGFIVILIFEFTNPRTLGSLNWGGKFFGALFQSVTPRTAGANTIDITGLRQATQFFIVILMFIGASPGSTGGGIKTTTFTIMVGAVIAMMRGREDIVMFRYRLAQERVLKALTIALLALLLVLIVSMILSTTEEGSFLEILFETTSAFGTVGLSMGLTPELTGFGKILISITMFAGRLGPLTLAYALGPKKGKELYRHPEGKMIIG, from the coding sequence TTGAACTCTAAATTTAACTGGCTCAGGTTGTCTCCGCCGCAGATTCTCGTGCTTGGTTTTGCGGCTATTATCTTCATCGGGACGGCGCTGTTAATGCTGCCGATTTCCACAAGTACAGGTGAACCGCTTGAATTTATCGATGCCTTGTTCACTTCGACATCGGCAACATGTGTAACGGGTCTGGTTGTGGTGGATACAGGAACGACATTCAGTTCCTTCGGAGAAGTCGTGATTATGCTGCTGATTCAGATCGGCGGGCTCGGATTCATGACGATGGCTACTTTATTTGCCTTGGCTCTGAAAAGACGCATCTCGCTCAAGGATCGCCTCATTCTGCAAGAAGCGATGAATCAGTCCTCGATGGAAGGAATCGTAAGGCTGATTCGCAGAGTGTTGTTGTACTCCCTCATCATCGAGGCCTGTGGTGCCATCATTCTATCGATCCGCTGGGCGTTTGATATGCCGATCGGCCAGGCGATTTATTATGGCGTTTTTCATGCAGTCACGATGTTTAACAACGCCGGTTTTGATTTGTTTGGTGATTTTCGGAGTTTGACCGGGTATGTCTACGATCCTGTAGTCAACATAGTCGTGATGTTTTTGATTGTCTCAGGTGGGATTGGTTTTATCGTATTATCCGATCTGATTGATTTCCGAAAACAGCGGAGACTTTCCTTGCACTCCAAAGTGGTGCTCACCATGACGGCTACCTTGCTGCTGGTTGGATTTATCGTCATTCTTATATTTGAATTCACCAATCCGAGGACGCTCGGCTCTCTGAATTGGGGCGGAAAATTCTTCGGTGCGTTATTCCAGTCCGTAACGCCGCGTACAGCTGGCGCGAATACTATAGATATTACGGGGCTTCGACAGGCCACGCAATTTTTTATCGTGATTCTGATGTTTATCGGAGCATCCCCAGGGTCAACCGGTGGCGGTATCAAAACAACAACCTTCACCATTATGGTGGGGGCGGTTATCGCCATGATGCGCGGGCGTGAAGACATCGTCATGTTCCGTTATCGCCTGGCCCAGGAGCGGGTGCTCAAGGCACTGACCATTGCATTATTGGCACTGCTGCTCGTTCTAATCGTATCGATGATTCTGTCAACGACAGAGGAAGGGAGCTTCCTGGAGATCCTATTCGAAACGACATCCGCCTTCGGTACGGTGGGTCTCTCCATGGGTTTAACGCCTGAACTGACGGGATTCGGGAAGATTTTGATCAGTATTACGATGTTTGCAGGGCGATTGGGGCCTTTGACGCTTGCTTATGCACTGGGGCCAAAAAAGGGTAAAGAATTATATCGTCATCCGGAAGGCAAAATGATTATTGGATAA